In the genome of Populus nigra chromosome 19, ddPopNigr1.1, whole genome shotgun sequence, the window TCATAAATCTGATTTCACAGTGTAATACTGCCATTTAAAAGCAACTGtttcatttttgttatgattttagaGAAGAGTTGGATCTAGAATACCTAGTCTCACTTCCTGCCTGAATTGCACTCTAATAGGAcatcctttttttccttctgtttttcTAATTAGTAATGTAAATTGGTGCTTCAAGTCTTCATGGTTTAAGATCTTACAAGCGTGATGATCCATTGTCCTTGCAACTTCAGGTGTATTATAATGTGACACCTTTTCCCCTTGCTCATCCTTTCTTACAGGCTTACGAGTATTTGTCCAGTAGGTTAGAAGATTGGCTGTGACATACATGTTCATTGTTCATGCAGATTGATATGGCATCTTGCTCACAGAGTGTTCTAATTAGTTTGAGATCCTATGATGAactttcatctttcaaaaatatcaatttgtttCCTATTGCTTTACTGTAGATTAGAATGATTTTCAGGAGATAAGCTGGTAATTAGTATGTATGATTAGCTTGATATGTGTAGAGAAGATGGTGGATGCTGGTGGCAAAAATTGCAGGAGCTAACAATGATTTGAGAAACAAATTAAGGCGGTCACCATCCTATGATGAGATTGCCGAAGTGCTCAACATGAAAGTTTCCACGGTGAGGCTTGGTTTTGAGAGGGGTAGATCCCCAATTTCATTGGATCAAGCAGTATTGGGTCAAAATAGCTTGACACTCCAGGTATGAATACtctttggtttttaaatttcaatatcaATGAAAACTTGACACTGGCTTCTTAAATTTGTAAATTGAAGTTCTCTTTAGTGGTCGATTGATCAAGGGTGATCATGTTAGTTGAAGTGTGGTCATTAATCTTCTGATGCAAGTCAGAATCATGGGTTGTTTTAGCTCCAAGGCCAAAGTTCACGAGTCTGTCCAAATCACAACTTTTACGAGTTTTCTTGAATTAATAGGCAGATAAGCAGTTGGATTTTGTACTGAAATCGGAGGGAACACCTCCCTATTTGAAGGCTACCTGCAAAAATGAAAAGGGACATGACAGATTTTACGAGGCTCTTGAATTTACGAGACCGATCCTTTTGTGAAGTCAGGGCAAGTGTTGGCTTCAAACAAATCTTGAACATGGCTCAACCCATAAACGATATTACTACTGAAAAAGGTCAAATGCATTCCATGTAGAGCATGCTTGATCTGATATTATTCCTTATTCTAGGAAACATGCCAAGAATCCTGATAGGTTTGCTAAAAACTCGCCACAGGCTGGGATCTGCAGTCACAGGATCTTGAGACAATAAGAATCTGTTGTATACAATAAACTAATCTCAAATTCAATTGACTTATTTGGCAGGAGATCATACCAGGGCCGGATGAAACAATACCAGAAAACATGGTTAAAAGAGAGTTGTTGAAGCAAGAGCTGGAGAAACTATTCCAGACAGTACTTACAGAAAGAGAAGCACATATATTGAGATTACACTTCGGGCTAAATGGACAGACGCCGCAGTCCTGTGAGGAAATAGGAAGACTAGTGAAGCTGTCAAGGGAGAGGGTTCGACAGATTATTTGCACTGCACTATCAAAATTAAGACATAAAGAAATAGTGGAACCTTTGAAGGCATACGCTGTATAGAAGACTCCATTTTTCAAAAGTACAACCTGTGAAGATAAATTTGAAACAGCAAAGGCAGAAATATTtgtgcattttttttccatgtaataaatatttaagcaaATATCTGCTAGGAACGAGACATATGACTGTTCatattctttcaatgatatgatCATTTACCATTAGAGATGAAATGCAACTGTGTATCTTGTCGACTGTCTCGTATATGGGAGATTAAGCTGGATTTCCTCCTTTCCACTCTTTTTTCGGGTGGTCAAAAAGTTTGTTGTGCTGCAACCATTAGCAACTATACAGTAGCTCAATTATTTGAGAGCAGCCTGATTGAAGACGCTAGCTAGACAGATTTGTCGGCAGAGCCAGCTTCCAAGCATGTCTAACAGCCCCTGCTGCGGCATTTCATGATTCGCATCACAGAGACCACTTGTGATAGCTACATGTCGGTCCTCTATATGCTGTAGGCAGGCAGGTTTGTTGTGttacattaataatattattcctCACCACGCAACAAGCGTTTGTAGTCCAACGGTTAGGATAATTGCCTTCCAAGCAATAGACCCGGGTTCGACTCCCGGCAGACGCAgtgccctttcttttttttcttttttttttttgcaaataacCAATCATCTGACCTCCTGTCCTGAAACAATTTCCCATTTCAAAATGTTGAAAAAGCTAGCAGCAACTGAACTAAATTTTGGCCCTGGAATAGCTGCACACAATTGCAATCAGCCTATGGAAGTAAGTTGAGGGACAAAACCGATGGGATGGTTAGAAAAGCACATAAAATCAAGCCAACAGGGTTAATTCCAGGGCCCATTTGGACTTTGTAAGGTAAAAGGGATTCCTCTTTTTCTGAGAAGGCAGGGAAATAAGGATttgaaagaggaaaagaaagaagaagaaattggaaagGTTTCCTTTCAAGAACACGAATCCAAGTGAGGTGACAATATTTTGGGGTAGATTGATATGAGTCATAACTAGCAGTCTAGCACACAGTATTGTAGAgaaaatacatacatacatacatatgatcttattattattattaatttattattttagaaaggCCCATTGAGCTGCAATATTCGTCATCTTTCCCTTGAGAATTTACACTACTTGAACAAAAATGTTTAAAcgcaatttttcttctttcttttgttgccccgtattttggttt includes:
- the LOC133680148 gene encoding RNA polymerase sigma factor sigD, chloroplastic, translating into MSLCSKKWIQLKTKAAVTREGMDALLEFETRLNVVALSDRVAVTPKIXSYRRLVVSIATSYQDKGLSLQDLIQEGSIGLLRGAERFDPQRGYKLSTYVYWWIKEAILTAISNNTRMVRLPRRWWMLVAKIAGANNDLRNKLRRSPSYDEIAEVLNMKVSTVRLGFERGRSPISLDQAVLGQNSLTLQEIIPGPDETIPENMVKRELLKQELEKLFQTVLTEREAHILRLHFGLNGQTPQSCEEIGRLVKLSRERVRQIICTALSKLRHKEIVEPLKAYAV